Proteins encoded in a region of the Nonomuraea helvata genome:
- a CDS encoding MarR family winged helix-turn-helix transcriptional regulator, whose amino-acid sequence MAQLGLTERELRAWRTSFRMVESLRTRIEQQLQASSGLSNADYTVLALLSEAPGGRMRSYELGRAAGWEKSRMHHQLVRMHRRGLVARERCGSRGIYSVLTEEGLAALKQAVPGHAEEVRRLFVDRLTPDELDQFADLAAKILDNLEADEQPP is encoded by the coding sequence ATGGCGCAGCTTGGATTGACCGAACGTGAGCTCCGCGCGTGGCGGACGTCCTTCCGGATGGTGGAGTCGTTGCGGACCCGCATCGAGCAGCAGCTACAGGCCAGCAGTGGCCTGTCCAACGCCGACTACACCGTGCTCGCCCTGCTGTCCGAGGCGCCCGGCGGGCGGATGCGCTCCTACGAGCTCGGGCGGGCCGCCGGCTGGGAGAAGAGCCGCATGCACCACCAGCTCGTCCGGATGCACCGCCGGGGCCTGGTCGCCCGCGAACGGTGTGGCTCTCGCGGCATCTACTCGGTTCTCACCGAGGAGGGGCTCGCCGCGCTCAAACAGGCCGTGCCCGGGCACGCCGAAGAGGTCCGGCGCCTGTTCGTGGACCGGCTGACGCCCGACGAGCTCGATCAGTTCGCCGATTTGGCCGCCAAGATCCTCGACAACCTGGAAGCGGACGAGCAGCCCCCTTGA